The segment CAGCATGGGTTGATGTCAATGTTCACCCCCAAAAGCGGGAAATTCGCTTAAGGGAAGGGAAGGTGATTCAAGATGCCCTAAGGAAAGGGGTGATGAGCTCTTTTAAAGGGAGCGCGCCAACACCACCTCTTAAAAGGGAGTGGAACTTTGAGGAAACCCCACTCCAGTTTCAAGAAACCCCAAAAGTAGAGCCCCCAACATTCGATTTACAGCTTCCAGCGGAAGAACTGTCGGTGCTTGGCCTTTTTGACTTCTTTCTCATTGTTCACCCCACCCCTTTACTAGAACCTCCTTATGAAAATGCTCCCTTTGATGGCCTTTTTTTGGTCGACCTCGAAGGAGGGGCTGCTCGGCTCCTTTATGAGCACTTCTTAAAAGAAAAGAATCCCCCGCTTCAGACCTTGATGATTCCGCTAACCCTCGAATTTGTGCCTCAAGAAGGGGAGGTACTTGCTGCCCATCTCGATGAGATTAAAAAGATGGGAATCGACCTTCGCCCTTTTGGAGAGGGAAGTTTTATCGTTGACGCGCTGAACCCTGAAATTGGTGAGGGGGAAGTGGAAGGACTCCTCCAAAAGTTCCTCGAGGTCTTTGATCAAAACCTCGCCCAAAAAGAAAGGGAAAAAAAGCTTGCTTTCACCCTCTCTTCTTATGCAAGATCACGAAAAAAGGGATGGACGATTTTAGAGGCGAAACGACTCGTTTTAGAACTTCTAAAAACAGAAGCTCCCTATCATTGTCCGAAAGGAAAAAAAACGGTGGTGCATTTAAGTCATGAAAAGCTCAGCTCCTTGTTTCAAAAAACGACTGCAACGGTTTCGTAAAGAGTTTTCGTCGATGGGAATCGAGGGTTTCATCATCGAAAATCCCACCGACATTACCTACTTCACTGGACTCAAACTTTCCCGCGGAAGACTTCTCATTTTGGAAAAAAAAGCGACCCTTTTTGTCGATGGAAGGTACACTGAAGTGGCAAAAAAGGGATCGCCCTATCCGGTTAAAGAACTTTCAAGTCAAGCCCTTAAAGAGGAATTGAAAGGAGCGACCCATTTTGGGTTTGATACGAGCCTTTCAGTTGCGGCTCATCGGGAGCTCAAATCATCCTTTACAAAGAAAAAGCTCAAAGGTTTTGACTTTCCCACTCAAAAGGTGCGGGCAGTCAAAGATAAAAAAGAGCTTCTCCTTTTAAAGAAAAGTGCCACCTTATTGCAGAAAGGTTTTTTGCATATTCGCAAAAAGCTAAAAGAGGGAGTGCGAGAGTGTGACATTGCTCGGGAATTTGAATTTTATGTCAAAAAAGAGGGAGCAGAGGCCCTTTCCTTTGAGCCGATTGTCGCATTTGGCCCGAATAGCGCCCTTCCCCACCACCTAAGCAGCACCCGGAAACTTAAAAAAGGGGATCTTGTTCTCATTGACATTGGGGTGGTCTTGAATGGGTATGCCAGCGACATGACCCGCTCGTTTTTCTTCGGTCAGGGAAAAAAGAGGCTTAAAGAAATCCACAAAACGGTTCTTGCCGCTCACAAAGCAGCTTTAAAAGAGTGTAAAGCGGGGACAAAAGTGGCCAAACTCGACCAAGCAGCGCGGAATGTGATGGGAAAAGATGAAAAGCTCTTTGTTCATGCGCTCGGTCATGGTATAGGTCTAGATGTACACGAATATCCACGGGTTTCGGATAAAGTCAGAGATGTAAAGCTAGAAGAGGGGATGGTCATTACGATTGAACCTGGGCTTTACATTCCGGGGCTTGGTGGCGTGCGCCATGAGGATATGGTTGTCAT is part of the Candidatus Neptunochlamydia vexilliferae genome and harbors:
- a CDS encoding M24 family metallopeptidase; translated protein: MKSSAPCFKKRLQRFRKEFSSMGIEGFIIENPTDITYFTGLKLSRGRLLILEKKATLFVDGRYTEVAKKGSPYPVKELSSQALKEELKGATHFGFDTSLSVAAHRELKSSFTKKKLKGFDFPTQKVRAVKDKKELLLLKKSATLLQKGFLHIRKKLKEGVRECDIAREFEFYVKKEGAEALSFEPIVAFGPNSALPHHLSSTRKLKKGDLVLIDIGVVLNGYASDMTRSFFFGQGKKRLKEIHKTVLAAHKAALKECKAGTKVAKLDQAARNVMGKDEKLFVHALGHGIGLDVHEYPRVSDKVRDVKLEEGMVITIEPGLYIPGLGGVRHEDMVVITKTGHRRLT